TTTACCCGAAGAGTGAGTTTTACCCTTATCGCTGTCGAAGAACACGCCTGGGCTTCGGTGCAGCTGGGATACGATAACCCTCTCGGTACCATTAATTACGAAGGTACCATTGTCTGTCATAAGCGGAATTTCGCCCATGTAGACTTCTTGTTCTTTAATGTCTTTTACAGTACCTGCTGGTGCGTCTTTATCAAAAATAACTAGACGTAATTTTACGCGCAGTGGTTTTGAATAAGTTACACCACGAATTTGACATTCTTTGACGTCAAAAACTGGCTCACCAAGACGGTAGCTAACGTATTGCAGCTCAGAGTTGCCATTGTAGCTCTGAATTGGAAATACAGAACGGAAAGCAGCTTCAAGACCATATTGACCTTCAGGATCCTGTTCGATAAATTTGTCGAACGAATCGAGCTGGATCGATAGCAGGTATGGAATGTCCAAAACTTGTGGACGAGTACCAAAGTCCTTACGGATGCGCTTTTTCTCGGTATAAGAGTAAACCATGGGGTTCCTCAGCTCGCTGATAAGTGACCCAAACTGTCCGCCCGCTCCTAGTTACTTAAGGGGGGTAAGGGACAGTGACTAAATAGCTGTTTACTGTAGTGACATTCCATCTCGTATGAATGAAACGTTTTTTGCTTGGATATCGACGCTTAAACAGCGGGAAAATTCGCCTATACCCTACAGCGCAAAAAGGCTGGTGGTTAAAAAAACCACCAGCCAAATAGCCGTTAGGCTAAGAAACTATGCAATAATTACTTAACAGCAACAGTTGCACCAGCTTCTTCTAGCTGAGCTTTAAGAGCTTCAGCTTCTGCTTTCTCAACGCCTTCTTTTAGAGGTGCTGGAGCGCCGTCTACAAGAGCTTTAGCTTCTTTCAGACCTAGGCCAGTTGCGCCACGTACTGCTTTGATTACAGCAACTTTGTTACCGCCAGCAGATTCTAGGATTACGTCAAATTCAGTTTGCTCAGCAGCAGCTTCAGCTGCAGCACCGCCAGCTACAACTGCAGCAGCAGCAGTAACACCGAATTTTTCTTCCATAGCTTCGATTAGTTCAACAACTTGCATTACAGACATTTCTGCAACTGCGTCTAGGATTTGCTCGTTAGTAATAGACATAACAATTCTCTTTTAAGTCAACAATAAGTTTATTTTGCAACCAGTAAAAAGCAAGGCTTAAGCCGCAGCTTCTTCTTTTTGCTCGCGGATAGCAGCGATAGTACGTACCAGCTTGCCAGCAGAAGCTTCTTTCATGCACATCATTAGGCGTGCGATTGCTTCGTCGTAAGTTGGTAGTGTTGCTAGTACTTCAGCGTCAGTTAGAGTGCCTTCAAATGCAGCAGCTCTGATCTCGAAATCTTTGTTCTCTTTAGCGAAGTCTTTGAAAAGACGCGCTGCAGCACCTGGGTGCTCGTTAGAGAACGCGATTAGAGTAGGACCAGTGAAAGTGTCAGTTAGACACTCGTAGTCTGTACCCTGAACCGCACGACGTGCTAGAGTGTTACGCACGACTTTCATGTAAACACCCGCTTCACGCGCTTGCTTACGTAGAGAAGTCATTGCGCCAACTTCAACGCCACGAGAATCAGCTACAACTGCAGAAAGTGCACCACTGGCAGCTTCGTTGACTTCAGCAACAATTGCTTTTTTGTCTTGAAGGTTTAAAGCCATCTTGGATTTACTCCTGGTTGTCGTTACACCACTCACTATTATCACAACAGTGAGAGCTATTTAGGTGCATTCCCAGAAGAAAGTTAACTATTGTTACATAGAGCTTTCTGTCAGTTCGGGCACCATCTACGTAGGATAATTAAGTTTATTGTTTAATAAACACCTACGGTCTTGGACGGAGACTGGGTCTTAATTTACTTTAAATCACTCAAGGATCTAAAGAACCAAAGTTCAGCCCCAACCACAAATATTAGGCGCGAAATTATACACAAATTTCGCGCCTAAGCAAATAAATTATGCTTGAGTGTTCAGGCTAGCCTGATCAACAGCAACACCAGCACCCATAGTAGTAGAGATGCTTACTTTCTGCAGGAATGTACCCTTCGCAGAAGATGGCTTAGCTTTCTTCAGAGCAACTAGAAGTGCTTCTAGGTTCTCTTTGATCTGCTCAGCAGAGAAGTTTGCTTTACCGATAGTAGTGTGGATGATGCCGTTTTTGTCGTTACGGTAACGAACCTGACCTGCTTTAGCATTCTTAACTGCTTCAGCAACGTTAGGAGTTACAGTACCAACTTTAGGGTTTGGCATTAGACCGCGAGGACCTAGGATAGTACCTAGTTGACCTACAACGCGCATTGCATCTGGAGAAGCAACAACTACGTCGAAGTTCATTTCGCCTTTCTTAACTTGCTCAGCAAGATCTTCCATACCAACGATGTCTGCGCCAGCTTCTTTAGCTGCTTCAGCGTTTGCACCTTGAGTGAACACTGCAACGCGGATATCGCGGCCAGTACCGTGAGGTAGTACAGTTGCACCACGTACGTTCTGGTCAGATTTACGAGCATCAATGCCTAGGTTAACAGCAACGTCTACAGACTCAACGAACTTAGCCGTTGCTAGCTCTTGAAGAAGAGTAACAGCTTCGTTGATTTCGTATTCTTTAGTTACGTCAACTTTTTCGCGGATTACGCGCATGCGCTTAGTTAGTTTTGCCATCTTATTAACCCTCTACCACTAGGCCCATTGAACGAGCAGTACCAGCGATAGAACGCTTCATCGCTTCGATGTCAGCACCAGTCATATCAGCAGCTTTAGTTTCTGCGATTTCTTGGATTTGAGCGTCAGTTACAGTGCCCACTTTTTCAGTGTTTGGACGACCAGAACCAGACTTAACGCCAGCCGCTTTCTTTAGAAGAACTGCTGCAGGTGGAGTCTTAGTTACGAACGTGAAAGAACGGTCGCTGTATACTGTGATAACTACTGGAGTCGGTAGACCTTTCTCAATAGATTCTGTTTTTGCGTTAAACGCTTTACAGAATTCCATGATGTTAACACCGTGTTGACCTAGAGCAGGACCAACTGGTGGACTTGGGTTTGCAGCGCCAGCAGCAACTTGTAGCTTGATATAAGCTTCAACTTTCTTAGCCATGATAATTCCTAAGTTTGGGTACAATCGCTAGTCGTCAACCAGCTCCCCGTTTATGA
This window of the Vibrio azureus genome carries:
- the rplL gene encoding 50S ribosomal protein L7/L12; amino-acid sequence: MSITNEQILDAVAEMSVMQVVELIEAMEEKFGVTAAAAVVAGGAAAEAAAEQTEFDVILESAGGNKVAVIKAVRGATGLGLKEAKALVDGAPAPLKEGVEKAEAEALKAQLEEAGATVAVK
- the rplJ gene encoding 50S ribosomal protein L10, which produces MALNLQDKKAIVAEVNEAASGALSAVVADSRGVEVGAMTSLRKQAREAGVYMKVVRNTLARRAVQGTDYECLTDTFTGPTLIAFSNEHPGAAARLFKDFAKENKDFEIRAAAFEGTLTDAEVLATLPTYDEAIARLMMCMKEASAGKLVRTIAAIREQKEEAAA
- the rplA gene encoding 50S ribosomal protein L1, with translation MAKLTKRMRVIREKVDVTKEYEINEAVTLLQELATAKFVESVDVAVNLGIDARKSDQNVRGATVLPHGTGRDIRVAVFTQGANAEAAKEAGADIVGMEDLAEQVKKGEMNFDVVVASPDAMRVVGQLGTILGPRGLMPNPKVGTVTPNVAEAVKNAKAGQVRYRNDKNGIIHTTIGKANFSAEQIKENLEALLVALKKAKPSSAKGTFLQKVSISTTMGAGVAVDQASLNTQA
- the rplK gene encoding 50S ribosomal protein L11, which produces MAKKVEAYIKLQVAAGAANPSPPVGPALGQHGVNIMEFCKAFNAKTESIEKGLPTPVVITVYSDRSFTFVTKTPPAAVLLKKAAGVKSGSGRPNTEKVGTVTDAQIQEIAETKAADMTGADIEAMKRSIAGTARSMGLVVEG